The genome window GATAACACGTGCACTCGGCAGTCTGCTCGGCTGAAATCCGCCAGAGAGATCTGGGGCAACAATCGACGGGACATGACCATTCGTGTCCCGTTTACTACGCCTTTCTGCTTCCTGTGTGCACGTCATCAGATGGGCTGCTGGAAGAACCCCATGCCCTGTATGGAGGAATGAAATCACGATAACCATCCACGCTGACATCACCGTCATCCGCTTCCAACCGGGATTGTCAGCATCCTGCACTCGACAATGTTTGCAAGATGGCGGGCCGCCCGAGACGGGGATGAGAGCTATGAACTGATGATAAGTATCTGACAAGCATGGAGATACTATCCGTCGTGCGGCTACCGGCGGCTTTCGGCGGCCATAGCGAGTAATGGGCGGTTCCGGCGGGCTGCGGATGATATCACGCGACTGGATGGCGCGATCCCGCATGCGCCACCTCGCAGATTGCGTTGATCACAGCCTGGTCGAATTCGGGCGGCAGGTCGTGTCCCATGCCTTCGATTGGCCTGTAGATCGCGCCGGCAATTGAAAGGGCCGTATCGTGGCCGCAGGCCGGTGGTATCAGCGGGTCGTCCGTTCCATGAATGACGAGCGCAGGCGCAGCAATCGTCGCTAGACGGGTCCGTCGGTCTCCCGCTACCGCCATCGCCGCGATCTGCCGCCCGGTCCCGGCCGGATCGTAGGAATATCCCGCTTCTTCCAGTAGAAGGGCGCGATGGGCGTCTTCGTCAAACGGATAGGCCACGCCGGCGATCCTGCGCGCCAAGGCGAGGCGCACTGTCAAAAAGCCATCGGGATCGACATCCGGATCCGGAGTCGGGCGCATCATCATCGCCATGACATCGGGAGCGGCCTGCGGAAGGGCCGGATTCCCCGTGCTCGACATGATCGAGGTGAGCGAAAGGACCCGGTCGGCATGTTCGCTCGCCAGAACCTGCGCGATCATTCCGCCCATCGACCGTCCGACTACATGAGCCTGCGCGATGCCGATCGCATCGAGCAAACCGATTGCATCGGCCGCCATGTCGTGAAGCGTATAGGGTACTTCAGGCTGGCGTCCGGCCATCAATGCGGAAGCCAACTCTCCGAAATCTGGTGCGGCGGAAATGCATGGAGCGGCCGGCATCCCGGTTGTCGAAGCGGATGACGCGATACCCCCTGGCGGCGAGCCCCGTGCAAAAGGGACTGCTCCAACGGAGCATCTGCGTACCGAGCCCGGAAATCAACAGGATCGGCTCAGCATCGGCATTGCCGAAACTATCCCAGGCGAGTTCGATGCCATTCGCTTTTGCGATATTCATGACTGCGTCCTTTCCGTGCCAGTGGGATATGGCATTTCCGAAAGAGGCAGCAGGCGGGAGTCCACCACTGCCGCCACGCGATGACCGAGCCCCGCGAGATACTCCGCGTGGCTGGCGAAGGAGAGAAAGGAAGCAGCACTGGCCTGGCGGATTAGCATCGACATGTCCCACCGTTCGTCAGCGGAGCCGATCAGAAAGGGGCCACCCTCGCCGAGGAAAAGGATATCGCCTCCGCTTTCCCGCAAAATGGGTAGTGTATGCCGGACGTAGCAATCGAAGGCTTCGGCACCGCTGATCGGCATGGCCGGCGCGAACTCGGGATGGTCCGAATAGTCGGCAACATTCCTGAACTTCAGCAGATTGAGCATGACGACGGCACCGGAAAAGTCGCGCTGAGCGAACAGCTGGCCGGCGTCCTGCGTAAGCTCGATATATGAAATGGGTTCCGACCTGTTCATTGACTTTCTCGCTCAGTCGTCAGGGCTTGATCGGGTGAGTGAAAGGACTGAAGGCAAGCCGCACGGCATAGATCCGGATGTCCTCCGGCCAAGACCCGATCCGCTCTTCGAACGCGGGCCGGTCGTCCGCGAAAAGGGCGCGGGTCGCCTCCTCGTAGCCGGGCAGGTCGCCGGCGATCGCCTGCATGAAGCGATACGCGGCCTCCTGCGCCGCTCGTCTTCGCTGGCGCGGATGAACTGCCTTGCGAGCATCATCGACAAGGCGCCTCAGCGTTGCAGACGCGCCACCCGGCTGGGTCGCCAGCCATTCCCACTGCCTTGGCAGCAAGGTCACCTCGCGGGCGACAACGCCTAATTTGGGGCGACCGCGCGTGGTCTGTCCGCCCTCCGTCGCTCCTGTTTCGGCGGTCGCGCCAGCTTCAGGGCGATAGCGACCCACAGAAGGTCTCGGAGGCTCCGACAGCCGCTGGAGAATCTCCACATCACTGCCGCGCAGATCAAGATCGATGACACCACCTGTCGCATCGTCGAACACCAGAACCGCCTCTGTCGCCTGTGCAGAGCGCGCAACCACAATGGCGACATCCGCCAGCGAACCGGAAATCAGCAATCGTCGGCCAGCAAATGCCGTGCAGGGCTTGGTGGAGGGATCGGACATGTCGCGCTCATCAAAATGGAAAACCTCTTATTACCCGGATAAAATCCTCCGTCAATTACGCCCGGATAAAAATACATTCCCTTCGGTCGCGATCTCGTTCACTGCGCGAATCTCAGCCCTTTCGCGCAAGCGAGTGGAATATGGGGAAATCGTCGGCGTTCGGCGGTAAGCCGTTCGCAAAATTGATCATTTTGGCCAAAATGGCGGAGAGGGTGGGATTCGAACCCACGGTACCCTTTAGGGGCACAACGGTTTTCGAGACCGTCACCTTCGGCCACTCGGTCACCTCTCCGTTCGGGGTGTCTTAGAGCAGGAGAAAGCCCCCGCCAAGAGGCTGTTGCAGAAAGATGCCCCCGTTACGTTCCTGACCAGTTCCGTCCGGCCGGAGTCCCGAATCGAGGCTACGATAAGCAAGAGGCCCCTCACCCGCTGAGCAAACAGCTCCCCCACCTGCCAGCACGGCAGATATTCCATGAAAATGGGAGCCATGCCGCAAGGAATGTTTGACTTGTGGCGTATGACCGGTATAACCCGCGCCTCTCGGCCGCCGTGCCTCCCGCTTGTTGGGGCGTTCGGAGGCCGCTCGGCGTTGACGGGATGGCTCCGTCGTCGCGGAGCCAGCATTTGGGACCAGAAGCGATGTTCGCAGTTATCCGCACTGGCGGAAAGCAATACCGTGTTACCCCGAACGCCGTGCTGAAGGTGGAAAAGCTTGAGGCTGAGCCGGGCAGCACCATCACCTTCACGGACGTGCTCGCGGTGGGCGGGGAAGGCAATCTGACGATCGGTGCGCCCGTTGTGGCCGGCGCCAGCGTCACGGCGACAGTGATCGCCCAGGATCGCCTTGATAAAATTGTGGTGTTCAAGAAGCGCCGCCGGCAGAACAGCCGCCGCAAGAATGGCCATCGCCAGCACGTCACCGTGCTGCGCGTCGGCGATATCGTCGCGGCCTGAGGAGGTTTGATCCATGGCACATAAAAAGGCAGGCGGTTCATCCCGCAACGGGCGCGATACGGAAGGTCGTCGCCTGGGTGTCAAGAAGTTCGGTGGCGAAAGCGTCGTTGCCGGCAACATCATCGTCCGCCAGCGCGGCACGAAGGTTCAGGCCGGCCCGAATGTCGGCGTTGGTCGTGACCACACCCTGTTCGCGCTGACCGACGGGCATGTGAAATTCCTGCGCCGCGCCGAAGGCCGCGTGCAGGTTGCGGTGACCCCGCTGGCGATCGCTGCCGAGTAAAGCGCCGCCCTCCCTCCACGGCCATCTGGTCAGGGGGAAACAGATCAAAGGGGCCGGCGCAAGCTGGCCCCTTTTTGCGTTGCCTCGTATGGCCGCCCTTCCGGCACCATACCTGGCAGCTCCACTTTCCCCTTTGGCAGACGAGCCGCATACCGATGAAATTTCTCGATCAGGCCAAAATCTACGTCAAATCAGGCGATGGTGGTGACGGCGTCATTGCCTTCCGGCGCGAGAAATATATCGAGTTCGGCGGTCCCGATGGCGGCAATGGCGGCCGTGGCGGCGACATTATCGTCGAGGCCGTGGCCAATCTGAATACGCTGATCGACTTTCGCTACACCCAGCATTTCCGTGCACCGAAAGGCGGCAACGGGGCTGGCTCCGACCGGACGGGCGCCGCCGCCCCGGATGTGCTGATCAAAGTGCCGGTCGGAACCCAGATTCTGGAAGATGACCGGGAAACGCTGATCGCCGATCTGGACGTGCCGGGAAAGCGCATCACCCTGTGTCGGGGCGGCGATGGAGGGCATGGCAATGCCCATTTCAAATCCTCCACCAACCGCGCCCCACGCCGCGCCGATAAAGGCTGGCCGGGCGAGGAACGCTGGGTCTGGCTGCGGCTGAAACTGATCGCCGATGCCGGGCTGGTCGGGCTGCCCAATGCCGGCAAATCCACCTTCCTGTCGGTTGTCTCCGCCGCCAGACCGAAAATCGCCGATTATCCATTCACCACCCTGCATCCTCAGCTTGGCGTAGTGCGGCTGTCGCTTCAGGAAGAATTCGTACTGGCCGACATTCCCGGTCTGATTGAGGGCGCCCATGAAGGGGCCGGGCTGGGCGACCGCTTTCTGGGCCATGTGGAACGCTGCGCCGTGCTGATCCATCTGATCGATGGTGCTGCGGGGGATGTGGTCAAGGCATGGCGCACCGTGCGGGAAGAAATGGAAGGCTATGGTGGCGGCCTGACCGAAAAACCGGAAATCATCGTCCTGAACAAATGCGACGGCATGACCCCGCGTGAGGCCTCTGCCCGCCGCTCCGCACTCGCCAAAGCCAGCGGACAGACCGTGACCGTCATCTCCGGCGTGACGGGAGAGGGCGTGCAGCCCCTGCTGCGACAGGTCATGACCTATGTTGCGCAGTCGCGGGAAGAGCGCAGGAAAGCCCTGTCCGGCACCTCCGCATGAGCAGTCATGAGCAGGATGAAGCCCTGCCCCGGCTGACCACTGCACGTCGTCTGGTCATCAAGCTGGGCAGTGCTCTGGTGGTGGACAGCAAGGCCGCCACCCCCCGTATCGAGTGGCTGCGGGGGGTCGCTGCGGATATTGCCATGCTGCGCCGTCAGGGTGTGCAGGTGATCGTGGTCTCATCCGGGGCCATAGCGCTGGCCCGACAGGCGCTGAAACTTACCCAGCCCCGGCTGCGTCTGGAAGAAAAACAGGCAGCAGCCTCGGTCGGCCAGATCCGTCTGGCACAGGCATGGAGCGAGGCGCTCTCCGCGGAGGGCATGACCGCCGCCCAGCTTCTGCTGACGCTTGGCGATACCGAGGATCGCCGCCGTTACCTCAATGCCCGCGCCACGCTGTCAGCCCTGCTGGGCATGGGGTGTGTGCCGGTCATCAACGAAAATGACAGCGTGGCCACGGCGGAAATCCGCTTTGGCGACAATGACCGTCTGGCCGCCCGGGTGGCCGAAATGGTGCAGGCCGATCAACTGGTGCTGCTGTCGGACATAGACGGGCTTTATACGGCTGATCCACGGCGTGATCCTGAAGCCTGCCATCTGCCGGTGGTCCGGGCCATCACGCCGGAGATCGAGGCCATGGGCGGGGAGCCTCCACCCGGCTATTCCAGCGGCGGGATGAGGACCAAGCTGACTGCGGCCCGCATTGCAACCGGGGCCGGATGCGCCATGGCGATCGCGCTGGGGCATACCGAGCACCCGCTCCGTGCGCTGGCGGAAGGCGCGCGCTGCACATGGTTCCTGCCACTGCCGGAGGGGCGCACAGCCCGCAAACGCTGGATTGCCGGCAGCCTGCAACCGATGGGCACACTGACTGTCGATGACGGGGCCCGCCGCGCACTTCTTCGGGGTGGCTCCCTGCTGCCAGCCGGAGTCGTCTCTGTCGATGGCCGATTTGAACGCGGCGATCCTGTGCTGGTGCAAGGACTGGACGGCACTGTGCTGGCACGGGGGCTGTCCGCCTATGCCAACAGGGACGCCGCCCGAATTGCCGGACGACGCTCGGAAGATATCGAATCCATCCTCGGCTGGCGCGGCCGGGATGAACTGGTCCATCGGGACGATCTTGTTCTGATATGATCAGAACAATGGTCAGTGATATTTGACAATCTTCTTCGATTCCACGACACATTCCTCCTTCAATGCCATCAAGGCGGCCTGTATCAGTTCGCGTGTCAAAGGCACGGGAAGAAATGCAAGCAGTTTCTCGACATCGAGGAGGGTATGGAGTGCCGTTTCATAAACATGCTCTTCATCCGGACCTTTCGCATGCATGGCCATCAGCACCTCCGTTTGTCAGGCCTGTGCGCAGTATCATGACCGATAAAGCAACAGCCTTTGTCTCTTGACCAGACAGCATGGTTGCTTTCCGGCCCGAGCGCTAATTAAATCCTCGCATTGTTTTGCTGTGCATTCTTTGCAAGCGAACAATAAAATGCGCTGAATACAACCGCTCGTTGCACAGCAGGGTTTGAAGCAATGCTTGATGGCGTATCGGAAACAGCACAGAAATGGATCGCGCAGGCAGGCCGCTCTGCGCGCATGGCTTCTTCCGTGCTGGCCCGGGTACCACATGAGGTCAGGCAGAACGCCCTGCGCCAGGCGGCGTCCGCTCTGCGTGATGATGAAGCCGCCATCCTGGCTGCCAATGCCATCGACCTTGAGCGCTCGAATGCCAGTGCTGCTTTCCGTGACCGTTTAACCCTGACCAGATCGCGCGTCACCGCGATGGCTGACGGGCTGGAGCAGATTGCCGATCTTCCTGACCCGCTCTCCCGCGTGTTGTCGGAGTGGGAACGCCCGAACGGGCTGCGTATCCGTCGCATTGCTGCGCCCATCGGCGTGATCGGTATGATTTACGAAAGTCGTCCGAATGTCGGGGCGGACGCGGCAGGCATCGCCATTAAATCCGGCAATGCCGTGATACTGCGCGGCGGATCGGAAAGTCAGCACAGCGCACACGCCATTCATGCGGCCATGCAGGCCGGCCTGCGCCAGGCAGGATTACCGGAAGAGACCGTACAGATCGCTCCCGATACTGACCGGGCCTATGTCGCAGCGATGCTGGCGGGCAATCAGGTGCTGGATCTCATTATCCCACGCGGCGGCAAATCGCTGGTCGAGCGCGTGCAGAAAGAGGCCAGAGTTCCCGTACTGGCTCATGCGGAAGGGCTGTGTCACACTTACATTCATTCAGCAGCCGATCCTGAAAAAGCCCGTTCCATTCTGGCGAATGCAAAAATGCGGCGCACCGGAATCTGCGGTGCGACCGAAACCATGCTGATTGATGCGGCTATTGCGGGATCCCTGCTGCCGGTTCTGGTAGAGGATCTGTCAGCCCTCGGTTGTAATTTCCGTGCGGATGACGCTGCCCGTGCGATTATACCGGCGTTACCTGCTGCCAGTGACGCGGATTTTGATACGGAATGGCTGGATGCCATTCTGTCCATCAAGGTCGTGGATGGAATTGATGCCGCACTGGCTCACATCGCCCGCCATGGCAGCGAACATACTGAAGCCATTATCACTGAAGATGAGGCATCCGCAGAGTATTTCCTGTCCCGTGTGCAATCAGCGGTTGCCATGTGGAATGCCTCCACCCAGTTCTGCGATGGCGGAGAATTCGGGTTCGGAGCCGAAATCGGCATCGCCACCGGCCGTATCCACGCACGCGGCCCGGTCGGGCCGGAACAACTGACCACCTACCGATATCTGGTGCTTGGTAACGGCCAGATCAGACCCTGATCCTTGCCGCATTTTTCTTCTTCGCCCTTCATTGATCGCGTGCCCGGTCCGATGACCGACCCCTTGCCAAAATTCGGGGATCGGCGGCGCATACGGATCGGGTTACTCGGCGGCTCGTTCAATCCGGCTCATGCAGGACATGCGCTGATTGCCCGGCATTTCCGGCAAAGGCTACGGCTGCATCAGGTATGGCTGATGGTCTCCCCTGGCAATCCGCTCAAATCCGGGGATGATATGGCACCGCTGGCAGCCCGGCTTGCTTCTGCCCGGGCCATTGCCGATGGACGCCATATCATTGCCACGACCATCGAAAGCCGTCTCGGCACACGCTATACTGCCGATACACTTGCCAGATTGCGCACCCTGTTTCCATGCGCCCGCTTTGTCTGGCTGATGGGCGCAGATAATCTGGCCGGGTTCCCACGCTGGCGCAACTGGCGCGGGATTGCCGCCGAATGGCCTTTCGCCGTTCATCCCCGCCCCGGCTACACCGCACGCGCCCTGTCAGGACAAGCAGCCAGCGTCCTGCGCCGCTATCGGCGTCCGGAGCGGGAGGCACCGCTGCTGGCCGATCTGCCGCCCCCGGCCTGGATGATGCTGCGTCTGCCGGAAAGTCCGCTCTCCGCCACCCAGATCCGGGTGGCCTTCGCGCATAACCGCACCGGCATGCAATCAACAGAGGAAGCAGAAAGCGGCCCGGCGGAAAGCAGATAGGCCCCATTCGAGTGCATCAATGGCCGAGGCCGTGCAGTTCTGGTAGAGAGCATCCGATCAACAGCGTCACCAGCCTGGAGTCCAAGACCATCGCCCGCAAGCCAATCACGGATGGTACCGAATCATCCAAGACCCGCCGCACCAGCCCCCGGACGGTGACGGCCCCGAACATGGCGGTCAGCCCCGGTTCCCCGCGGAAAAAAGCCGCTGCCGCCGGTCCCCGTGCCGCGGCCACGAAAGCGCCGGCAGCAAAGGATCAGGCCGTTGCGGCAACGGAAAGACTGGACGGCATCCAGGCTGTGATCATCGAAAGTCTGGAGGACGACAAGGCCGAGGACATTATTACCCTCGACCTCGCCGGACGCGCCGCCTTCACGGATCGCATGATCATTGCCACCGGGCTGGCGGATCGTCAGATTTCCGCCATGGCCATGCACCTGCAACAGAAGCTGCGTGATGCCGGAGTCGGGCGCGTGCCGGTCGAAGGTGCGGGCGGCTCCGACTGGGTGCTGATCGACGCCGGCGACATCGTGGTGCATCTGTTCAAGCCGGAGGCGCGTGCGCTGTACCGGCTGGAAAAAATGTGGAGCGCGGAGCTGGATGATGCAGAGAGCGATGCCTGATCCGGCATCCTCCCATGCCTGACCGTCCGGTCATGGTAGCATGACAGCGCCCTGGCGGATCATTGCGGTCGGACGCATGCGCGGCAGTGAGGAAGAAGCGCTGTTCCAGCGTTACGCTGCGCGATTGCGCCCGGCCCTGACGGTAACGGAAATTGCGGAAGCGCGTGGCAGCACCGCTGAAATCCGCCGGCGGGAAACATCCGCCCTGCTGGCGGCGCTGCCACCCGCCTGCATTGTGGTCGCCATGGATCTGGGCGGACGCGCTCATGACAGTGAGGCTTTGGCCGCGCTCGCCCGGCGCTGGCGGGAACAACCACTGCCGGTCTGCTTCATGATCGGCGGGGCGGAAGGTCTGGAACAGCCGGTGCTGGATCGGTCCGATCATGTGCTGTCACTCGGGCCGATGACCTGGCCTCATCTGCTGGTCCGGCCTCTGCTGGCAGAACAGCTCTACCGGGCGCAGGCCATCGCCACCAATCACCCCTACCATCGCACAGGGCGGCCATCCGGATAATGACGGTGCCGGACTGATCAACACATCCGATATTGATACTGGATTGATACTGGCGGCCCTTGAAGCGGCAGCCTGCCTCCGCTACCCCTCCTGCAGAGCCGGAGACCGAACTGATGTCAGCATCGCCGCCGCCCAGACCTGTCATGCTCGTCATTCTCGACGGGTGGGGCTGGCGTGAAGAGCGGAATGACAATGCGGTCCGGCTGGCCCGTACCCCCGCCTTCGATCGGCTGTGGAACAGCGCACCGACCACGTTCCTGCGTACATCCGGCCTTGATGTCGGTCTGCCGGATGGGCAGATGGGCAATTCCGAAGTCGGGCACATGAATATCGGCGCAGGCCGGGTGGTGATGCAGGAACTGCCGAGGATCGATGCCGCGTTGCAGGATGGCAGCGTCAAAGATCTGCCCGCCCTGCGCGATTTCATCACGGCACTGCGTCAATCAGGGGGCACCTGCCATCTGTTCGGCCTCGTCTCCGATGGCGGCGTACACGCGCATCAGGATCACGGGGCCGCTCTGGCGCAGATTCTGACACGGGCTGGCATTCGCGTGGCGGTACATGCCTTTACCGACGGGCGCGACACGCCACCCGCCTCGGCCCGGCGCTTCCTGACCAAATTTCTGCCCGCCCTGCCGGAAGGCGCCACGCTGGCCACCCTGTGCGGGCGCTTTTACGCCATGGATCGCGACAATCGCTGGGACCGGGTCGAAAAAGCCTATCGGATGATGGTCGAGGCTGAAGGCGAACGCTACAGCGATCCGTGCGACGCCATTACCGACGCCTATGCCCGCGAATTCTCCGACGAGTTCATCCGCCCTGCAGTCTTCGGTGACTATGCCGGAATGCGGGACGGCGACGGGTTGCTCTGCTTTAATTTCCGCTCTGACCGGGTGCGGGAATTGCTGACCGCGCTGCTCGACCCGGCCTTTCAGGGTTTTGAACGCCCCCGCTTCCTGCATTTCTCCGGCGCGCTGGGCATGACACGCTACAGCGCCGAGCTTGAATCCCTGATGCAGACGCTGTTTCCGTTTCAGGAAATGACCAATCTGCTGGGCCATGTCGTCTCGGCGGCGGGCAGGCGGCAGCTGCGCATGGCGGAGACCGAGAAATACCCTCACGTCACCTACTTCCTCAATGGCGGGGAGGAGGAGGTGCTGGAGAACGAGGATCGGATCATGGTCCCCTCCCCCAAGGTTGCGACCTATGATCTGAAGCCGGAAATGTCGGCTCCCGAACTGACCGAAAAAGCCGTCACCGCCATCGGCAGCGGGCAGTACGACCTGATCGTGCTGAATTTCGCCAATCCGGACATGGTCGGCCATACCGGCAGTCTGGAAGCCGCGATCTGCGCTGTGGAAGCGGTGGATACCGGGCTTGGCCGAATCGTTGACGCCATCACGGCGGCCGGAGGCGCATTGTTCGTGACGGCTGATCATGGCAATTGCGAATTGATGCGTGACCCTGATACAGGCGGCCCGCACACGGCGCACACCACCAATCTTGTGCCTGCTTTGCTGTATGATTCCTCCGCACCCATCGGTACGCGACGCCTGACCAGCGGCAGGCTGGCCGATATTGCGCCCACCCTGCTGGACCTGATGCAACTGCCGCAGCCGCCCGAGATGACGGGCCAGTCCCTGCTGGCTTGACGCAGGCCCGGAAACAGTCAGCCACTGCCATCGCTTCCTGCCGGGCGGGAAGGTACAGGGGATGGTATGATATCCTGCCCGCGCTGGCAGTGGTCGGCGCAATCGCCATGATGCCATCCGGGCAGGCTTCGGCGGCAAAACGGCGGCCACCTGCCCATACGGCCACGCCCCCGGCCAGTCCGGAGCAAGCTCAGGCAGCGCTCAACCGCACCGAGCATGAGCGTGCCAGACAGGAAGCCGCCCGCAAACGCGCTGAACAGGAAGCCGCCATCGCCGCTCAGCAGGAAGCGAAAATCGCGGAGGCCCGCGCCGCCGCCGCCATACACCTCCGTGAGGCCGACGAAGCCGTCGCCACCATCGCGGATCGCATGGCCGATCTGGCCCGGCAGCGACAGGAGGCAGAAAAAACCCTCGCTGCCCGAGCCGCCGATCTCTCCCCGATGCTGCCGCTGATCGAACGATTGTCGCTGTATCCGGCGGAAACCTTGCTGGCAGTGCCGGAACCCCCGGAACGCGCCCTGCGCGGTCTGTTGGTATTACAGGGACTGAGCCGCCAGCTGGAACAAAGCGCACAGGCCCTGCGTGCCGAACGGGCCAAAGTGGATGCACTCGCCGCGTCTATCCGGAAAGAGGCTTCCACCCTGGCGGAAGCTCAGGCACGGCAGAAAGCCGAAGCACGCACTCTGGATGAAAAACTGGCGGCTATCCGCTCCGAAATCCGCTCCGCCCGCAATGCCGCCGCCGAGGCCGCGCAACAGGCGGCGGCCTCGGCACAGAAAGCCGATTCGCTGCGGGATGTCATTACCCGGCTGGAGGAAGCCCGCCGGCAGGAGGAAGCAAAAGCAGCCGCCGAAGCAAGACGCGCCGAAAAGGCAAGGCAACAGGAGGCCGCCGATCAGGCCCGTCAGAAAGAGGCCGAAATCGCCGCACAGGCAGGGCCCGGCCTGAGTGCACAGCCTGCCTCCCCTCCTCCCTCTGGCAGATCAGGAACCGGCGGCATGCCGGTGGCGGGTACGCTGGTGCGTGCCTTCGGTGCGCCGTCAGAGGCTGGCGGCAGCGCTTCCGGCATGACATTCAGTACCGCACCACAAGCCCGGGTTCTGGCCCCCTGTGAGGGGCGGGTCGTCTTTGCTGGTCCGTTCCGCAGCTACGGCCAACTGGTCATTCTGGATTGCGGGCGGCGCTATCATTTCGTGTTGGCAGGCATGGAAAAACTGGATGCCAGCGTGGGGCGGCATGTGGCGCCGGGGGAGCCGATCGGGCAGATGGCAGGATGGGATCCAGCCGCCTCCGCAGCTGCCCGGCCCCAACTTTATGTGGAGTTGAGACATGAAGGTTCGGCAATAGACCCTCGCCCATGGTTGCGAGGGCGCTGATGACGCGGCAAGCTGTCACATAGAGACTGACTGAATCACGGCTG of Granulibacter bethesdensis contains these proteins:
- the gpmI gene encoding 2,3-bisphosphoglycerate-independent phosphoglycerate mutase, with the protein product MSASPPPRPVMLVILDGWGWREERNDNAVRLARTPAFDRLWNSAPTTFLRTSGLDVGLPDGQMGNSEVGHMNIGAGRVVMQELPRIDAALQDGSVKDLPALRDFITALRQSGGTCHLFGLVSDGGVHAHQDHGAALAQILTRAGIRVAVHAFTDGRDTPPASARRFLTKFLPALPEGATLATLCGRFYAMDRDNRWDRVEKAYRMMVEAEGERYSDPCDAITDAYAREFSDEFIRPAVFGDYAGMRDGDGLLCFNFRSDRVRELLTALLDPAFQGFERPRFLHFSGALGMTRYSAELESLMQTLFPFQEMTNLLGHVVSAAGRRQLRMAETEKYPHVTYFLNGGEEEVLENEDRIMVPSPKVATYDLKPEMSAPELTEKAVTAIGSGQYDLIVLNFANPDMVGHTGSLEAAICAVEAVDTGLGRIVDAITAAGGALFVTADHGNCELMRDPDTGGPHTAHTTNLVPALLYDSSAPIGTRRLTSGRLADIAPTLLDLMQLPQPPEMTGQSLLA
- a CDS encoding murein hydrolase activator EnvC, with amino-acid sequence MTQARKQSATAIASCRAGRYRGWYDILPALAVVGAIAMMPSGQASAAKRRPPAHTATPPASPEQAQAALNRTEHERARQEAARKRAEQEAAIAAQQEAKIAEARAAAAIHLREADEAVATIADRMADLARQRQEAEKTLAARAADLSPMLPLIERLSLYPAETLLAVPEPPERALRGLLVLQGLSRQLEQSAQALRAERAKVDALAASIRKEASTLAEAQARQKAEARTLDEKLAAIRSEIRSARNAAAEAAQQAAASAQKADSLRDVITRLEEARRQEEAKAAAEARRAEKARQQEAADQARQKEAEIAAQAGPGLSAQPASPPPSGRSGTGGMPVAGTLVRAFGAPSEAGGSASGMTFSTAPQARVLAPCEGRVVFAGPFRSYGQLVILDCGRRYHFVLAGMEKLDASVGRHVAPGEPIGQMAGWDPAASAAARPQLYVELRHEGSAIDPRPWLRGR